GGGGCACCGCTTCGAGCGGATGAATGCAGTGCCGCTGCGGGATATCAGTGGCGAGCCCTATATCAAGCGACTCCACTGCGAGTTCCCTTCTAATCTATCGAAACTCGGCGTAGCGCCGCCGTACAAGGATGTGCAGGTCCGGTATATGAGTGAGCGCGAGGACTGGATTCAGTTGCTTGTTTCAGCGGGGCTGGGCTGCAGCGTCATGCCGCAATTTCTGCCGATCATCGACGGGGTCTTAATTCGCCGCTTAGTCGAGCCGGAGGTATCGCGGCAAATCAGTATCGTAACAGTAGCGGGACGGCCACACAGCAAGCCCGTGTCGATTGCGGTCAAAATCGCTCAGTCCTTGCCTTGGAACATCGAAGGAGCGCAAACCCCTCTGACAACTCCTGCATAAGCGGGCAAGGGCTATATGATGATTGGAACTGGCTCACTGCTCACCCTGGGCCGAAGAGGATAGCGTCCTAACAGAATTTCGCTACGCACGGGCTCCAGCGCGACACATGTGGAACGGCATAAACGAGGCCATCGCCCTTACCACCATTAGAAGCCTTTCTGACGTCGACGGCACCTTGGCGGCAAAAGGCATCGAGCGCCGCTGAAGGCATATTTGATAAGAAGCGATCAGCCCACAGACATCGGCTGATGGGCATCGCGGTGGTAACCACGTGCTAGTGCCCGAGCGTCCACTCTGGGCTCAATCGTCCCGTTCGTCGTGTCCGGCGCCAAGGACCGCAACGGGTCGACTGTTCGCACTCACCACGGTCACAGATGGGGAGCGGAAGTTCACTGCGAAGGGACAGGACGGCCGCTTTCGGAGCCTTTCGGCCGTTCGGGCTCCGTTTTCTTCCCGCGGCGTGGATATCAATGACTTAGGTGCAGCGAACCTGACCTGCGTCGGTACGGGTTAAGTCAATCGGAGAATTGCCGAAAAAGCTCGCCTTTTCTACACTTGGCGTTCTGGTCGAATGGGAGGAGAGAACCATGCGTACAATCTCGACCGCGATTCTGGGGCTCGCCATTAGCATTGGCTTGGCTGGGTCCGTGGAAGCCCAATCGGCACGGTCAGACATCGAGGCCGCGCTCGTGACGTTCACCAAGGCTTTCAACGCCAAGGACGCAGCTGCGGTTGCGGCGCATTATACGGAAGACGCCGCCATTCTGCCCCCTGACAGCCGACGCGTAGATGGACGCGACAAGATTCAACAGTTCTGGCAAGGAGCAATCGACGAAGGGTTATCTGATCTTGCCCTAGAAGCGGTGGAAGTCAGTGAGAGTGGTGACTTCGCCTTTGAGGTGGGGAAATTCAGTCTGAAGGCCCCTGGAAAGGATGCCAATCCAGTGGACCAAGCTGGCAAATACATCGTTATCTGGAAGAAGGGAACGGATGGCGCCTGGCAATTGTACCGGGACATCTGGAACGCTGATCCTGCCACCCAGCAGTGACCGAAGCGTACGCAACGTTCGATCGTTGGGTCGATCTTCCCGTTTCCCGTCCGTGGAAGGGTGGGACGCTGTCCTTCGCTCGTCTTTAGCGAGCGACAGCTTGCATGGATCAGAGGACATACTGGTAAGCGCAGTAGGTCAGAACGAACGGCACAAGCATCCAGATCAAAACGATGATGAGGGCTGCTATTAAACGATGCGGCGGCACTCCGCGGATCGCCGCTTCCCTGGTCGAAATAGGCAAGCCATTCGGAGACTGAGGGGCGATGAAAGTAGGACCCTGGATTTCCGGAACTCCGGTCGCCGCCAAGAACGTAGCTCTCCTGCGTCCGGCAAATCTCTTGGCCCCTCACGCCGATCGTTCAGCGACCTGGTTGCTCGGCGTGAGGTCTCGAATTTCGCTCCGTCTCGGCTGCCCTGGCTCAATTGCGGAGCTGGAGCGGTCTTCAGTGCTGGTGATGGGCCACGCTGTCGGGAATTGTGAACGTATGCGTCACCTCCTGTCCTGGGAACACATTGTGATTGGCGTCGACCAACTGGATCCTCACCTTGTGCTGGCCGGGGGGGAAATTGGCTATATCCACCGTGTTGTTGTCGCTCGCATCTGCCCACCACCACGGCAGGTCGTCGACGATGACGTGCAGATGCCCGATACGTGGGGATGCGCTGACGGCGCCCTTGCCGAACACTGGTACAATGCGCACGTTCTCCACTCGGTACTGCGCCCAGTAGACGCCTATGGCGAGCCCCTCGGGAAGCGGATCGTCCACGATCAGCTTAGGTGCAGGCTCGTTTTCAATGGCGACATATGGAGACGGGCCGCGGATCTCCCTCGCACTCTGGGCGAAGGACCCTGTGGCGAACAAAGTGATGGCGGCGGCGGCCGCCAGAGTCTTTATGAGCATGGTCATTTCAGTCGCTCCTTGGTTCAAAACGCCATTTTCCTAATGGCTGGCTTATGCCGGACACGAACACCGGTCGGCACGAGGGAGACCGAAAAGCCGCTCGTCGGGAGCTCACTTCCACGTTGTAGAGGAATGGCTTCCGAGCTTGCCCGCGGTCCCGCGGCTCTCAGTCACTTCGAACCGCTTGGGGGAAACTGAGGCACGCTGGTATCTCGAATGTGTCCCCCGCGGCCGCGAAGTGTATCGCTGTGTAGGAGCAGGACGAGCCGTACAGGTCTCGCTGAACCGTTGGTCTGGCGCCTGCACGGTGATCATTGCTGAAGTGATGGCTTTGGGCCGCGGGATGGCTGAGGGCAGGCAAGTAAAGGCATTCGGCGAAGCAGATCGCCGAGGCCGTCTTCCGGGTCATGCTCCCACTGATCGCCCCCGGCGTTGCCTCGGGTGCACTCTTCGCCTTCGTGACTTCGTTCGACGAAGTCGTCGTCGCACTATTCATATCCGGCTCCGAGCAGCATCACTTCCGCGCCAGATGTGGAGCGGCGTGCGCGAGACGCTCAGTCCGACGATCGCCGCGGTTGCGATCGTGTTTTCGACGTTGTTCCTCGCCATCCAGCGGCTGCAAAGGCGAGCCGAGCTACAAAAGATTCACCGCGAAGGTTAAAAGCAAAAATCGGCACCTGCGGCGGAGGATCAGTCGTCCTTGAGTGCTCGGTTCAATGTCCGCCTTGAAACCAGCACCGGAAATTCAGCGCGCTCTGGATGAGCGGCAGCCATGGGTGGGAAACGCCGTTCGGCGGGGTTCAGCCGAACGGCTTAATAGCGCCAACACCGGACGTTGCGACAGTCGCAAAACTGCCTAATCTCCTGCGTTGCAGAAGTCAGAAAAACAAATGTCGCCTTAATTGGGAATTTTGTGACAAAAGAGAACCACAATATGGAATCGATTATCGAGATTGGGACCATAAAAGATGTTGAGTCGTGGGCGGAGCTTCGCGTTGCGCTGTGGCCGCATCACTCGCTCGAAGATCATCGAGCTGAGTTGGGCCGGGCGTTTCTTTCAGAAAGTGGAGAAGCCGTCGCGTTCATCGCTCGAAATGCTGCGAATGAAGCTGTCGGGTTTGCCGAGGCCACTTTGCGACATGATTATGTGAATGGATGCAGCAGCTCGCCCGTTCTATTCCTCGAAGGGATTTATGTCCGGCCCGTTGGCAGGCGAAAGGGTATCGCACGATTGCTTTGCAATGCCGTTGCCGATTGGGGGAAGTCGCTTGGGTGTGTTGAGTTTGGCTCTGACGCGCTGCTTGAGAATTCAGCCGGCCATGCGCTCCATACCGCTTTAGGATTTGAGGAGACACAGCGCGTCGTGTTCTTCCGAAAGCCACTGTAGGCCGGTGCTGCCCTTCCACGAGGATGGTTCGCCGCACAAATCCTAACACCTGCTACGTCACAGGCTTTGTCGCATAGCTCGACTAGATGGGGCGGCTGGATGTAAGTGTACTTCCGCCTTCGGCCCAAACCGGACTCTCGCATCGTAGTCTTTCCCGCTTGTTCATGGTAGGCACGCGTCCAGCATGGCGACGCAGAAGGAGACAGCCGTAATGAAGTGCCTGCGCATCTATGCCACCCCGGATGGTGAGTCGCATTTCGACGAAGTCGAATTGCCGACGACGAAGAGGTCTGTGCACCCGGATGCCGTGCCGTTCGACGTGACGGCCAGTTATCCGGCGTCCCGCGTCCGCTTCACCCACATCCCAGCGGGGATGCGCGAGGTTGCTTGGCATAAGGTCCCGGAGGCGGTGTTGACAGTCAGGCTGGATGGTTCGGTGGAATACGAGACGAGCGACGGAGAGGTGCGCCACGTTCCGGCGGGTAGCTTCGTGTTGGTGGCGGACACGCATGGCAAGGGCCATCTGTCGCGCCATTCCCCGGAGGCGCAAACCGTCATCTGGATATCACTGCCGAACGGACTCGAATTGCCGCCCGCATAGTCCGTCTGGATGCGCCGTCAGCGCCGCGATTGAGAACGATGCGAGCGTTCGTGCGTTCACGTGGAGGCTGGGCGAATATCCCGCCCCGTCGGAACCGGCGTGATCCGATTTGCTTCAGCCCATACCTCTACCGACAAAGAAACGCGGTCGAGCGGTTTTTCAACCGGATCAAGCATTGTCGGCGCATTGCGACGCGCTACAACAAGCGCGCTGCCAACTACCTCGCTTTCGTCAAACTCGCGGCCACACGGGTCTGGCTGAGCGTTTATGAGTCCACGACCTAGTTCCCGTCCGTCGCACTCGGGTGGAAGCGTGCCGTTTGAAGCGTTACCGGGAACGAGCGAGAAGCGGGGCAAGCGGACTAGCCGCTTTATGATGGCGCTACAGAGAAGCGGCTGTCACCAGTCTGGCAACTTGCCTCCCACGCAATGGGCTGTCCAAAAAATCGAGGTCCATTCGGGAGCCACTTGGACAGCTCGCACTGTCGTTCCCAATGTGCCTTGAAAGCGAAACCCTAGCGCTCATGGAAAGTTGTCGTTTCACTTCATCATGAGCTCGCATTGGGATCGCGGGCCGATTGCGCGCCAACCCCGTTCCGTATTCCGATCCGCACATTGGAAATGACTCGCGTTCTCCCCGGCTTGAGCGTTAACTGCGTTGTTCTGACGGAGGAGGCAAACCATGACCATGTATCTCACCCGCTTCAGCTACACGCCCGAGACGTGGGCGCGCATGATCAAAAACCCCGAGGATCGCCGAGAGGCGGCTCGTACGTACATTGAATCCGTGGGCGGAAAGCTCCATGGGTTCTGGTACGCCTTTGGCGAGCATGATGGTTGGACTCTGTGGGAGGCGCCTGATAGCGTATCGATGGCCGCTGTCGCGATTGCTATCGGCGCGGGAGGCGCGCTGAGTTCTGTTGAGACCACTGTCCTCCTCAGCGTCGAGGATACGATGGAAGCCCTGGGAAAGGCAAAGCAGATTCGGTATCGTCCGCCGGCAGCGTAGGCGCGGCCACTGCTTCCCATCCATACTGAAATAGAAGATGAGTGCTGCGTGCGTATCTCCCTTCCCGGCGCGAATTCTCTGTGCACACCTGTGGGACTATCCGACCCTTAGTGGTTAAAGGTAAGCAAGGGGTGGGAAGCGGTAGTCTAACGCCAACGCGCCGGATGGCTAGTTTGCGCACACCGAAGCGGACACCCGCCCGGCAGGGTACTTCAGGAACTGGCACGATCCTGCCAGAGGGACGGAGCAGGTCTGCGTTACCTACCAGTTCAGATATCGATCTGCTCGGCCATTGTGAGTGCGTCGTCGACTTCGATTCCGACCGACGCCATCAGCGCCGAAGCAGGTTTGTTTCTGATCGCGCGAGCAGCCGGGCGCGCATGACGCTGATTGCGCATGATCTCTGCCCGCGCGACAGGACGCCAAGCTACTCCTTGTAGTTCTTTTCTAAGAATTCCGATCTGAAGTTCTGTGGCGGCGTGTCACGCTCCGGCCTCCCCTCCGGCGTGAAGTCCATCAGGTTCCAGTACGGCCACACCGTGTCGACGTGGTTCATCATCGACTCGGTGCTCCAGAAATGGAAAATCTTGCCGTCGCGCTTCGTGAAGACAAGCATCACGGGCAACTGCATGTCGTCGCTATCGCCCTGGCACTTGTAGTCCGCCTGGAAGGGCGACTCGTATCCGGACAGCAGCGGGATCTGCGACCAGCCGCGTTGTCTCGCCCACGCATTGATCTTCTCGGCCGGGGCCTTGGCAATGGCGGCGAACGCAGCGTCCTGCGCGACCGAATACCAGGTGCGGTCGAACCCATCCATCAGCGACGTGCAGGACGGACAGGGCTTGTCCCAGCTCGGGCCGAACATCCATGAGTAGAGCAGCAGCGTGGTCTTGCCGCCGAACAGCTCGGAGAACTTCACGCGCCGGCCCAGCTTGCCGTCGTTGGCCCATTGGAAGACGTAGTCCTCCTTTAGCTCGCCGCCGAGCGGGAGCGTGCGGCGCTTGGCAGCCACCGATTTAGCCTTCTCCACGAGCTCTTGCTCGTCCTTAAGCAATGAGTCGCGCGCAGCGCGGTACACGCTGCTTTCATTGGGATATCGCGGTTCACCCATCTCCGTCTCCTTTGAAGCATGGCGGCTTATGGTCGTAGTGCCACTGCTGACACCGGCGGAAGTCTCGGT
The Ensifer sp. WSM1721 genome window above contains:
- a CDS encoding GYD domain-containing protein, with amino-acid sequence MTMYLTRFSYTPETWARMIKNPEDRREAARTYIESVGGKLHGFWYAFGEHDGWTLWEAPDSVSMAAVAIAIGAGGALSSVETTVLLSVEDTMEALGKAKQIRYRPPAA
- a CDS encoding DUF6130 family protein, which gives rise to MTMLIKTLAAAAAITLFATGSFAQSAREIRGPSPYVAIENEPAPKLIVDDPLPEGLAIGVYWAQYRVENVRIVPVFGKGAVSASPRIGHLHVIVDDLPWWWADASDNNTVDIANFPPGQHKVRIQLVDANHNVFPGQEVTHTFTIPDSVAHHQH
- the aac(6') gene encoding aminoglycoside 6'-N-acetyltransferase, encoding MESIIEIGTIKDVESWAELRVALWPHHSLEDHRAELGRAFLSESGEAVAFIARNAANEAVGFAEATLRHDYVNGCSSSPVLFLEGIYVRPVGRRKGIARLLCNAVADWGKSLGCVEFGSDALLENSAGHALHTALGFEETQRVVFFRKPL
- a CDS encoding DUF899 family protein; the protein is MGEPRYPNESSVYRAARDSLLKDEQELVEKAKSVAAKRRTLPLGGELKEDYVFQWANDGKLGRRVKFSELFGGKTTLLLYSWMFGPSWDKPCPSCTSLMDGFDRTWYSVAQDAAFAAIAKAPAEKINAWARQRGWSQIPLLSGYESPFQADYKCQGDSDDMQLPVMLVFTKRDGKIFHFWSTESMMNHVDTVWPYWNLMDFTPEGRPERDTPPQNFRSEFLEKNYKE
- a CDS encoding SgcJ/EcaC family oxidoreductase; its protein translation is MRTISTAILGLAISIGLAGSVEAQSARSDIEAALVTFTKAFNAKDAAAVAAHYTEDAAILPPDSRRVDGRDKIQQFWQGAIDEGLSDLALEAVEVSESGDFAFEVGKFSLKAPGKDANPVDQAGKYIVIWKKGTDGAWQLYRDIWNADPATQQ